The following are from one region of the Polyangiaceae bacterium genome:
- the truB gene encoding tRNA pseudouridine(55) synthase TruB — protein sequence MTASGVVIVDKPRGPTSHDVVARLRRVYGTRQVGHAGTLDPLATGVLVALVGQGTKLSNYLTLEDKSYDAEVLFGIATDTLDAEGSVTRQLEVETLDPERLEAALAAERARAEQVPPAFSAIKVGGVRAHRQSRQGAPPELPPRPVRVQALELLALDGPRARIRMTVSKGYYVRSLARDLGDALNLPAHLTSLRRTASGRFTLDDASPWPLPEPPPVPMPVAEAARRALPVVTLTDDGTRRARLGQKLGAEHFTAAPEAGVSAWLDAAGELVALGEARDDVWRVVRGFSGP from the coding sequence GTGACCGCGAGCGGCGTCGTCATCGTCGACAAGCCGCGAGGCCCCACCAGTCACGACGTCGTGGCTCGGCTGCGCCGGGTCTACGGCACGCGTCAGGTCGGCCACGCGGGGACCCTCGACCCCTTGGCCACCGGCGTGCTCGTCGCGCTCGTGGGTCAAGGCACGAAGCTCAGCAACTACCTCACCCTGGAGGACAAGAGCTACGACGCAGAGGTGCTGTTCGGCATCGCCACGGACACGCTGGATGCCGAGGGCAGCGTCACTCGCCAGCTCGAAGTAGAGACGCTGGATCCGGAACGGCTGGAGGCGGCGTTGGCCGCGGAGCGCGCGCGCGCCGAGCAGGTGCCGCCGGCCTTCAGCGCCATCAAGGTGGGCGGCGTGCGGGCGCATCGTCAGAGCCGCCAGGGCGCGCCGCCGGAGCTCCCGCCGCGCCCCGTTCGTGTGCAGGCCCTCGAGCTGCTCGCCCTCGACGGCCCGCGCGCGCGCATCCGGATGACGGTCTCCAAGGGCTATTACGTGCGCTCCCTGGCCCGGGACCTGGGCGACGCATTGAACCTGCCCGCGCACCTCACCAGCCTGCGCCGCACCGCGAGCGGCCGCTTCACGCTCGACGACGCGTCCCCCTGGCCGCTACCGGAGCCGCCGCCGGTGCCGATGCCCGTGGCGGAAGCCGCGCGCCGCGCGCTCCCCGTCGTCACCCTCACGGACGACGGCACTCGCCGCGCGCGGTTGGGCCAGAAGCTCGGCGCCGAGCATTTCACGGCGGCGCCGGAAGCCGGCGTGTCGGCTTGGCTCGACGCCGCGGGAGAGCTGGTGGCGCTGGGCGAAGCCCGCGACGACGTCTGGCGCGTGGTCCGTGGTTTCAGCGGACCGTGA
- a CDS encoding HlyC/CorC family transporter, which yields MGAALFGAASAAIGALSNARRVALREALEGKSRDALDRYLISGRTIEGRWVTLRVLGIASSAVLIALTMAAEPIGQWRALLSALAALVLYGIPAEILKAVALRNPERTAPLMLRYLRPFEFLVAPLAAPMVALGRLVDQRVVKTGSIPPDARVTENEVEIIVNQGEETGALGHEASEMIRNVLEFGELTAGEVMVPRTQLVSFDIDTPLSEIVRVTTELGHSRYPVYRERVDNVVGMLHTKDLLSHAANHEGLEQLTLSEVLRRPVAFVPETRAASSVLKDMRAGRHHMAVVIDEFGGLAGIVTLEDLVEEIVGDIRDEHDTNEPPVVELDDGRLLVDAAIPIGDLEPYLGAEMPEDGDYHSLGGFIVDRLGRVPRVGARFVALGHEFVVRDADARRVAKVEIRPPTRPSQPSDPRVTAA from the coding sequence ATGGGCGCCGCGCTCTTCGGAGCCGCGAGCGCGGCCATCGGCGCCCTATCGAACGCACGGCGCGTCGCCCTGCGTGAGGCCCTGGAAGGCAAGTCCCGCGACGCTCTCGACCGCTACCTGATTTCGGGGCGCACCATCGAGGGCCGCTGGGTCACGCTGCGGGTGCTCGGCATCGCTTCGAGCGCCGTGCTCATCGCGCTGACGATGGCGGCGGAGCCCATCGGCCAATGGCGCGCGCTGCTTTCCGCGCTGGCGGCCCTCGTGCTCTACGGCATCCCGGCGGAAATCCTCAAGGCCGTCGCGCTCCGTAACCCCGAGCGGACGGCACCCTTGATGCTGCGCTACCTGCGGCCCTTCGAGTTCTTGGTCGCGCCCTTGGCCGCGCCCATGGTGGCGCTCGGTCGCCTGGTCGACCAACGGGTGGTGAAGACCGGCTCGATTCCGCCGGACGCCCGGGTCACGGAGAACGAGGTCGAGATCATCGTCAATCAAGGCGAGGAGACCGGCGCCCTCGGCCACGAAGCGTCAGAGATGATCCGTAACGTGCTGGAGTTCGGCGAGCTGACGGCGGGAGAGGTCATGGTGCCGCGCACGCAGCTGGTGTCCTTCGACATCGACACGCCCCTGAGCGAGATCGTCCGGGTCACCACGGAGCTCGGGCACTCCCGCTACCCGGTGTACCGAGAGCGCGTGGACAACGTCGTGGGCATGCTGCACACCAAGGACCTCTTGTCCCACGCCGCCAACCACGAAGGGTTGGAACAGCTCACCTTGAGCGAGGTCCTCCGGAGACCCGTCGCCTTCGTGCCGGAGACCCGCGCCGCCTCCAGCGTGCTCAAAGACATGCGCGCCGGTCGCCACCACATGGCCGTCGTCATCGACGAGTTCGGCGGCTTGGCGGGCATCGTGACGCTGGAAGATCTGGTCGAGGAGATCGTCGGCGACATCCGCGACGAGCACGACACCAACGAGCCGCCGGTGGTGGAGCTGGACGACGGACGGCTGCTGGTGGATGCCGCCATCCCCATCGGTGACTTGGAGCCGTATCTGGGAGCAGAAATGCCGGAGGACGGCGACTACCACTCCCTCGGCGGCTTCATCGTCGATCGTCTGGGCCGCGTCCCGCGCGTAGGCGCGCGCTTCGTGGCGCTGGGTCACGAGTTCGTGGTGCGGGATGCCGACGCGCGACGCGTGGCCAAGGTGGAGATCCGGCCCCCCACGCGCCCGAGCCAGC
- a CDS encoding NAD-dependent epimerase/dehydratase family protein: MGKRRGDSAGRGDLAKSGDARISRRRTPISVAVTGAASFLGKNLIGLLEEDERVRRIVTLDVDAPSTAAGKTRVYDVDLTEPSAEERISEILGAEEVDTVVHLAFLASPTHATAWAHELESVGTMHLLNACRRAEVQKLVLWSQTVLYGAHPTNPNFLTEKHPLRARRGDPFFADKIEAESDVLRFGKPGKGRVVTILRTAPILGPTVQNYVTRYLGRRLVPTMLGFDPLWQFVHEADAVAAFKLAVDHDVPGVFNIVGDGVLPLSTVVKLAGRLSLPIPRPIANTLASGLWVAHLSEAPPSFLDYLQYLCVADGEHAAKTMGFVPVYTTREAVIDFASAQHLRDVKLLSETPA, translated from the coding sequence ATGGGAAAACGGCGGGGCGACAGTGCAGGCCGGGGGGATCTCGCGAAGTCCGGTGACGCGCGAATCAGCCGCCGGCGCACGCCGATCTCGGTGGCGGTCACAGGAGCGGCGTCGTTCCTGGGCAAGAACTTGATCGGCCTCTTGGAGGAAGACGAGCGGGTGCGCCGCATCGTCACCCTGGACGTCGACGCGCCTTCCACTGCTGCCGGAAAGACCCGGGTCTACGACGTGGATCTGACCGAGCCCTCGGCGGAGGAGCGGATCAGCGAGATCTTGGGCGCAGAAGAAGTGGACACGGTGGTCCACCTCGCGTTCCTGGCGTCCCCCACCCACGCCACGGCCTGGGCCCACGAGCTCGAGAGCGTGGGGACCATGCATCTGCTGAACGCCTGCCGGCGGGCCGAGGTGCAGAAGCTGGTGCTCTGGAGCCAGACCGTGCTCTACGGCGCTCACCCCACGAACCCCAATTTTCTCACCGAAAAGCACCCCTTGCGGGCGCGTCGGGGCGACCCGTTCTTCGCCGACAAGATCGAAGCGGAGAGCGACGTGTTGCGCTTCGGCAAGCCCGGCAAGGGGCGGGTGGTCACGATCCTGCGCACCGCGCCCATCCTCGGTCCCACGGTGCAGAACTACGTCACGCGCTATCTCGGCCGCCGCTTGGTGCCCACCATGCTGGGCTTCGATCCGTTGTGGCAGTTCGTCCACGAGGCGGACGCCGTCGCGGCCTTCAAGCTGGCGGTGGACCACGACGTGCCCGGCGTCTTCAACATCGTCGGGGATGGCGTGTTGCCACTCTCCACCGTGGTGAAGCTCGCCGGCCGTTTGAGCTTGCCCATCCCGCGTCCCATCGCCAACACCCTGGCATCCGGATTGTGGGTGGCGCACCTGTCGGAAGCACCGCCCTCGTTCCTCGACTACCTGCAGTACTTGTGCGTGGCGGATGGCGAGCACGCCGCCAAGACCATGGGCTTCGTGCCGGTGTACACCACCCGCGAAGCGGTCATCGACTTCGCCAGCGCTCAGCACCTGCGGGACGTGAAGCTGCTCTCGGAGACACCAGCGTGA
- a CDS encoding 1-acyl-sn-glycerol-3-phosphate acyltransferase, with protein MSPKRTAKKTSSTRTKPSRQRPARSKKPSGTRQTKRSGRPRTKPKRAEPEPAPESGRRESAPAEMDEEALELGIGSRVVPPRDYWAEEPPPSSRPTPPRELEDADVAAQIRALEARLDGMMRREDDDEPPPSIRQQVESAARGVAERLGAPLPIERPGSDDGSMTDAVKELLSSDYYLRQWGRIGMRHRSEEVDDFGLDPAYEARLRPLFDFLYKTYFRTEATGLENIPASGRCLVVANHSGTVPFDGLMLRSALRLDHPSGRSLRWLAEDFVYYLPFLGAFINRIGAVRACQENAERLLQKGKCVAVFPEGVKGIGKLFRDRYKLQRFGRGGYIRLCLRTQTPLIPCAVIGAEETSPLLHRVETLTRAIGLPYVPITPTFPLLGPLGLVPAPTKWIIRFGEMVRFEGYGPEAADDHVLVGRLSERVRATIQSMLDDGVARRSSVWFG; from the coding sequence GTGAGCCCCAAACGCACCGCGAAGAAGACGTCCTCGACGCGCACCAAACCGAGCCGCCAGCGCCCGGCGCGGAGCAAGAAGCCGAGCGGAACGCGCCAGACCAAGCGCTCCGGGCGGCCCCGCACCAAACCCAAGCGTGCGGAGCCGGAGCCCGCGCCCGAGTCCGGCCGCCGCGAGAGCGCCCCCGCCGAGATGGACGAGGAAGCACTGGAGCTGGGCATCGGCTCGCGAGTGGTGCCGCCGCGCGACTACTGGGCGGAAGAGCCGCCACCGTCGTCGCGGCCGACGCCCCCGCGGGAGCTCGAGGACGCCGACGTGGCCGCGCAAATCCGCGCCTTGGAGGCGCGCCTCGACGGCATGATGCGCCGCGAGGACGACGACGAGCCGCCGCCCTCGATCCGACAACAAGTGGAGAGCGCCGCCCGGGGCGTGGCGGAGCGCTTGGGCGCGCCGCTGCCCATCGAGCGCCCCGGCAGCGACGACGGCAGCATGACGGACGCCGTCAAGGAGCTGCTCTCGAGCGACTACTACCTGCGCCAGTGGGGCCGCATCGGGATGCGCCATCGCTCCGAGGAGGTCGACGACTTCGGTCTCGATCCGGCCTATGAGGCCCGGCTCAGGCCGCTGTTCGACTTCCTGTACAAGACGTACTTCCGCACCGAGGCCACGGGCCTCGAGAACATCCCGGCGTCGGGTCGTTGCCTGGTGGTGGCCAACCATTCCGGCACTGTTCCCTTCGACGGACTGATGCTCCGCAGCGCGCTCCGGCTGGATCATCCCTCGGGCCGGTCGTTGCGCTGGCTGGCAGAAGACTTCGTGTACTACCTGCCGTTCCTGGGCGCGTTCATCAATCGCATTGGTGCCGTGCGCGCGTGCCAAGAGAACGCCGAGCGCTTGCTCCAGAAGGGCAAGTGCGTGGCGGTGTTTCCGGAGGGCGTGAAGGGTATCGGCAAGCTGTTCCGGGATCGCTACAAGCTCCAGCGCTTCGGCCGCGGCGGCTACATCCGCCTGTGCCTGCGCACGCAAACGCCCCTCATCCCCTGTGCCGTGATCGGCGCGGAGGAGACCAGCCCGCTCTTGCACCGGGTGGAAACGCTGACGCGAGCCATCGGGCTCCCCTACGTGCCGATCACACCGACCTTCCCCCTGCTCGGCCCCCTGGGCCTGGTGCCCGCGCCCACCAAGTGGATCATCCGTTTCGGCGAGATGGTGCGCTTCGAAGGCTACGGTCCCGAGGCCGCCGACGATCACGTGTTGGTCGGTCGCTTGTCGGAGCGCGTGCGCGCCACGATTCAGAGCATGTTGGACGACGGCGTGGCTCGCCGCAGCAGCGTCTGGTTCGGGTGA